The following are encoded in a window of Panicum virgatum strain AP13 chromosome 5N, P.virgatum_v5, whole genome shotgun sequence genomic DNA:
- the LOC120674659 gene encoding uncharacterized protein LOC120674659: protein MDGFSTVINNQSSFNKMIETQLAQVAVTMPPALENVKAITTRGGKTSQDPPYPNHVNRKKASPVVEEPPREEEPEEVHEGKTAPHEFYDTQVLPFPMRARKPSTDEQFSRFVEIIQQVNINVPLMDAMKAPTYARYIKDIINNKRPLPTTEVIKLTEACSVAILQQLPEKMNDLGFPTIRCSIGAQNFDKALCDLGASVSVMPKAVFDQLNYTELRPTPM, encoded by the coding sequence atggacggattctccactgtCATCAATAATCAGTCGAGCttcaacaagatgattgagaCTCAACTGGCTCAAGTGGCTGTGACCATGCCCCCTGCTTTGGAGAATGTTAAGGCGATAACCACACGAGGAGGTAAAACTAGTCAAGACCCGCCTTATCCGAACCATGTTAACAGGAAGAAAGCAAGCCCGGTGGTAGAAGAACCACCTCGGGAGGAGGAACCCGaggaagttcatgaagggaagacggcTCCGCATGAATTTTATGATACCCAAGTATTGCCATTCCCTATGAGGGCAAGGAAGCCAAGTACAGATGAGCAGTTCAGCCGGTTTGTTGAGATAATACAGCAAGTGAACATCAATGTGCCCTTGATGGATGCTATGAAGGCTCCGACCTATGCTCGCTACATTAAGGACATAATCAACAACAAGCGACCACTGCCAACTACCGAAGTAATCAAGCTCACTGAGGCATGCAGTGTAGCTATACTTCAACAATTGCCCGAGAAGATGAATGATCTAGGATTCCCAACTATCAGATGTTcaataggggcacagaacttCGACAAAGCCTTATGTGATTTGGGAGCCAGTGTTAGTGTGATGCCGAAGGCGGTTTTCGACCAACTCAACTACACAGAGTTGAGACCAACACCCATGTAG